AATTTTATGTCAGTTAAAATGCTGAATAAATGTTAATGcggttttacttttttttcaacaCACATTATATCATCTCATGTTTTTTCTATCTTTTCAACACACATTAGTAATACCTGATGACTAAAGAGATGGTGTCCTCCTAAGTGACTCTCTGATTAGAAGTATTCTCCTCTAATTGTTGAACAGCTTGACAGAATATTCTTTATTTCCCCATTCTGAAAAGTATGTTTTTCCAAAAAACACCCTAATTCAATAAACTGACCCATAAGAAATCACTCcacatttacttttttattctCATTGTGCAACCAGTTGTTGAATCATGGTGcagtttgggtttgaagggacctttaaaggccatctagtccaacagccctgcaatgagcagggacatgtTAAACTAGATCAGGCTGCttagagccccatccaacctgagcTTGAATGTATCCAGGGATGTGGAATCTCCcatctctctgggcaacctgggTGTTTCACTACCTTCATTGTAAAACATGTCTTCCTAATATCTAGATTAAATCTACCTTCCTTTAGTTTAAAATCATTATCCCTTTTCCTGTTGCAATGATAAAAAGGCCCTGATAAAAAGTCTGTCCCCACCTTTCTTCTAATCATcctttaagtactgaaaggcCACAACAAGGTTTCCCCAGAGCCaactcttctccaggctaaactGTTATCCTTTCCTCATTGCAGAGGTACTTCAGCCCTCTGAGCATTTTTGTGGCTTCCTCTAGGGTTGCTCCAACAGACACAATGACTGAACTTCTTTAGGGTTCTTTTATTaatacagcttttcttttcagtctgTGGGCAACAGATCACTACCAGCCATTACGGATCTTTGCTGGCCATCTGGCAGATGTGACGTGTACCCGATTTCATCCAAACTCCAACTATATTGCTACAGGCTCAGCAGACAGGACTATAAGGCTCTGGGATGTTTTGAATGGGAATTGTGTAAGAATATTCACTGGACATAAGGTAAAGGCAGATCACTGACAGCGTgaaagtgattttatttctatGCTGAGATTGTAAACAGTTCTGTTGTGAACACAGCTTGACTGACTGAATGTGAGTAGACTAAATTAACTTGTCTTTCTGCCTCTCTATGTCTGTTTTAGGGACCAATTCATTCCTTGGCATTTTCTCCTAATGGACGATTCCTGGCTACTGGAGCAACAGATGGAAGAGTTCTGCTGTGGGATATTGGACATGGCTTGATGGTTGGCGAATTGAAAGGGCACACAGACACTATCTATGCGCTCAGATTCAGTAGGGATGGGGAGATTTTAGCATCAGGTAAAATTCACCAGGAACAGTGAAGTGTCCATTGTATTCCATAATTCTGAAGAGGAATGATATAATTAGTTCCTTAAATTGAGAAAGACAAAGTAGCATCACTTGCTTAGCAAAAGCAGCAAGGACTAGTAACTTTGATCTGTGCATTCAGTATGCTGTATGAGTCTTGCTATAGTCTTTTGCTTTCTGagctttaatttttgttaatttgcTCCCCAGGAccattttttatatttgttttataacaaaatactttaaactgttgtttttttctttttaggttCAATGGATAACACAGTTCGTCTGTGGGATGCTGTGAAGGCATTTGAAGATTTAGAAACCGATGACTTTACTACAGCCACTGGACACATAAACTTGCCTGAAAACTCACAGGACTTGCTACTGGGCACATACATGACTAAATCAACCCCAGTTGTTCATCTTCATTTCACACGCAGgaacctgctgctggctgcaggagcctaCAGCTCACAGTAGATCAGGAAGCTGAGACTGACTGTGCCAAGTCATTGCAGTAGTGACCTCAGGATGTGAGACGAGAGGGAATGTCTTGAACAGAAGGATCCCACGAGTCCATTACAAGGAGTATGAAACTGTAATTTATGCAAGCAGCATTTTTAAGTTCTGCTGTTTCATATTTATCTGCAGTTTGAAAATGCTGGAGATTGAAAGGCTGTAAAAGAAGAACTGTTCGTGGTGCTTTTGGTAACATAGATACGTACATATGAAATGAGCCATCTCTTCCCAGAGGTGGTACTGAGGTCAGCTGAAACTTGTGAAAAGTTAACAGCCTTTACATGTGTTCTCAGATTTTTTCTAAAGCACTTAATTTATGTATAGCAAATGTTTCATCGGTCTCAAACACAAGCAAAACTGtccattttcagaaaagaatgTAGTTTGATTCActacagcctgggctgggcagcaggcgTGGTGAGATCATAGCAGCAACCAGGGCATTGACGGAGCGGGCCTGGCAGTCCTGATGCTTGTGGGGAACTGCCAAGCTCCGTGCACGGTTTGTATGCAGCCAAGTACTGAGTCCCGAAAAGATTTCAAACTGGTGTGCTCTTTTGAGGTGTCAGAAACACAGATCTTGTTACTGTTTTCAAAGGTAGCCAGTGCTGTCAGTGTGATAAGCAACCAGAAGCGCAATGTGAACTTTATTTACTTTCATACTTTATtgtatgagaaaataaaaaaggggaacTGAGGCACAACTGAAATAGTCACTATTAAAAAAGTGGACTTAAACCCTTTACTTTGTGTTAGCTGTAAAAGAACGTTAACAACTTGTATCCTTTCCGCATAAGGTTTAACATAAAAAGCCCAGTAAAACTAGCCAAGAAATTGAAACATTATAGCAGCAGGAAAGGATAAGTGTGTGGTCAGTTCGCTTTTGAAAGGCCAGCTTGTCTGCTGAGTGACAATTCCTATCCACAAAAAGATTGTACCCAGTGAGTCCTCCTGGACTACCAataaagctgtgttttatttttaaagaagagtAAAACATGCAGAACACAGGGAAGAACGTCTGTGTCTTTGAACCAAAACCTCCACCAAAGGCCAGGTCCAGCGTGGCTTGGGTTTGGGTTGGTATTTGTAGTTAATCTCTTACAAGATTTGTGCAGAGAAATCTGTTTTGTGTTCCTCATTACCTCACAGTAAGGACTTGGACACTTGAACAATCTACTGGCTCTCtagtgaaaatgaaaacaagactTGTCATTTCTAAGGTAAACTAAATGGAGAACTACCTCCTCTTTCATCTCTTGTTTGCTCCTACAGGCattatacattaaaataaagtgTGTAAAATTCACTAGGAAGCTCACCTAGacattttcttcaaagaaaaaaggataaaacattttttttgtgtaatGATACCTCAACAAAACTTCCTAGCTCTTAATATGACCAGTTAGATTTAAGTACAATTTTTGACAGCTTAAAGAAAACACTGCCACATTCTGCCTTTGTATTTTGTACAGTTTTATACTTTTGATACCATAATAAATACTAAAACCCCTTAGTTTGTGTCTATATGttacaagaaaatatttacttcccTTCATGGCTGGAATGGAAGCAAGAGCAGTTTGTAACTGTGACAACTCTGCTAATAGAAACAAAGTAATCAGAAAAGTTTAAGTTGATGAGTAGCCAGGCCATataaaatcttgttctaaaggAAGACTACAGATTCTAGCTCCTGTCATTATTATACTCTAATAGCCACCATTCTTTAGTGGGAGAATTAAATACAGCTGAAGCCATCTCTGCAAACACTCAGGAGGGAAAGATGACCAGATTTGTTCAGCAGGCACAGCATGTACAAAAACGgctttaagaaaaaatgaagtaGGGAGAGCATCAAAACcttgtaattaatttttccGTTTTTCTAGCAATCATTCCTACCTCCTGctccctcagtttgggaagtAAACTATTTGCAAGCTTTAGCATGGTTcaacctctgctgctggcacattCCCGCATCAGCACGACTGTGGCATCTAAGGAAGGTACCAAGTGTTAACTGAGCTATAGAAAGACACTGTGGAGAATACAACAGACACATCTGAGCATTGGGCAGGAAGGAGGCTGCACACACCTAACTGTGGTAGAGCACCTCCTTTCACAAGAGACAGGAAAAGTAATCACTGGACTATTTGGGTCACTCTTTATGAATGTGGAGAGTTACAGGAGCTTAACATTGCCAGGCTAAgacattttcctccttccctccacaaGAGAAAGCAGTAACAGAAAAAGCTCAAATACCATAACTGGGTCAGGCTATTTTCAGAGGTTTTCCAGCAAAACCAAAGAGGTTCTGTGGAAAATACAGACAACTGAGGCAGAAGATGTCACAGTTTCCATGTAAGCTACTAGCCTGGAATGCAAAAAGTGGGAGCAACCAGATGGCTGCAAACCATGTGAGCTGTGACACGGACATGTGGAGATGCTTGGATCAGCTCCAGGCCCTTGCATGTAATGGCCCTGAGGTCCTTCCTGGGTTACTGCCTGGTGCTCAGAACTCCTTAGGTTGTGTTACAACAGCAGCAGAGTTAAGACAGCAATGACACAATCAGATGCTCCATCTCTGCTACAAGCAACTATTTTtgacaaagaaggaaaaatgacaAGTACCACACTCTGGCTTTTTTGGACCATTTCATATTTGCAATAAAACAcgtaattatttatattttattagcCACAACAGGTCATCAGCCTGCATTACACTGACACAGATTGGAAGTTCAGACATGCCAGGAACCTGCCAAGAGAAGAGAGGTTAAACATAGCAATTCTTGCACGATGTTAACTGAGCATTCCCCTGTCCCAAGCCCAAACTATTTTAGCTACAAGCAGCCAGATTTCAGCACACCCAGGAAGAAATGGCTGATGTCCCCTTAACACACACCAAcgttttattattgttttataCCCCTTTCCTCAGGCTATGAGGACTGCCCATAGGTTTTGccaaaatgccatttttgtGAAAATTCTTTATTTGAAAGTGACCCCAAAATTTTGAACACTTGGTTGTTGCTATAGAAGTCCAGTCACTTCTGCACAGGCCTTGAATAGTCATGTGTGCAACATGCACAGTTCCATCATATGGTGCTCCTGTACTCTGTTCAAATGAAGGTCTTAACAGATTGCATTAATCTCTACTTTGAATTTTAATGCAGTCAAGAAATAAGTCCTTAAGTACTACTTCATTATTTCCATAACCTACAAAGCAAGTTATCCCTATTTTACAGCAAAAGGGCAGCCCAGAGGCATGTAATATTTGTAGGCAAAGCTCGATGTGTCTTGCTGCAACATCTTCCTGTTCCTCCTTTCCTGCTTACTCTTcctccctgcatcccatcccTAGTCCCATTTACCATGTCAGAAGAACAAGAACACTGTATCTCATCCTTTCTGCACTCCCTTTAATAACCCACTTCATTTAGAATGCCCCCAAATAAGTCAATGCTATAGATTATTTGAGGTTTAAAATGGTAAATAGGAAGTCCGTGAGCCTGTGTTTCTGTCTCCCATTACACTGCATTATTGGCAACTAATCTTTTGTCACTGCTTTCCTGACCTGGCACTGAAGTATTTTGGAGGAACATCAGCCACTTACCTTTTACTTATCTGTCACAGCAGGAGCTTGCTTCTTAGGCCTAAACTTGAAATACAAGACAAGGAGTGCAACACCTGTGTATGTTGCTATTACAtactggaaaacagaaaagttaaATTTAGTTTCAGTCTAAGCCCTAGAAAACGCCATTATACAAGACTACAAAACAATGTACTTAATACATACATTCCTCCTGCCT
The nucleotide sequence above comes from Molothrus ater isolate BHLD 08-10-18 breed brown headed cowbird chromosome 8, BPBGC_Mater_1.1, whole genome shotgun sequence. Encoded proteins:
- the ATP5MK gene encoding ATP synthase membrane subunit K, mitochondrial → MAGHDSGSQHQFTGFQKYFNSYTMIGRRNYVIATYTGVALLVLYFKFRPKKQAPAVTDK